Proteins from one Terriglobia bacterium genomic window:
- a CDS encoding tetratricopeptide repeat protein translates to MSSLLLPLALLLLAMNAACWALGADPSPEGLLKTGKADEARRLLDAELDQNPANAAAYNQLCRVYFQLEHWDQALRMAEKSVALEPANSSYHLWLGRAAGRKAENSNPFTAYTLARRVKAEFERAVALDGSNLSARSDLAEYYMEAPGFLGGDKKKAREQADAVAKADPGLSAFIYARVEEKQGNKHAEQQFKKALELSGNQARYWIELAYFYRRSGRMEEMEAAIGQSLIAPRQDSIPEYDGAFLYLRTGRNFPGAMQMLRHYLAGDGAAEDGPAFRAHYMLGQLLEKNGERKAAAGEYEAALALAGQYRPARDALARVSR, encoded by the coding sequence ATGTCATCGCTGCTGCTGCCGCTGGCACTGCTGCTCTTAGCGATGAATGCCGCGTGCTGGGCACTGGGGGCGGACCCCAGTCCGGAAGGGCTGCTCAAAACCGGCAAGGCGGATGAAGCGCGGCGCCTGCTGGACGCTGAGTTGGACCAGAATCCCGCCAATGCCGCCGCGTACAACCAGCTCTGCCGCGTTTATTTCCAACTGGAGCACTGGGACCAAGCCTTGCGCATGGCGGAAAAATCCGTGGCGCTGGAGCCGGCGAACAGCTCCTACCATTTGTGGCTGGGCCGTGCCGCCGGACGCAAAGCGGAAAACTCCAATCCCTTCACCGCTTACACGCTGGCCAGAAGAGTGAAAGCGGAGTTCGAACGCGCCGTTGCGCTGGACGGCAGCAATCTGTCCGCGCGCTCTGACCTGGCGGAGTACTACATGGAAGCGCCCGGCTTCCTGGGCGGCGACAAGAAGAAAGCCCGAGAGCAGGCGGACGCCGTGGCCAAGGCGGATCCCGGCCTCTCCGCGTTCATCTACGCGCGGGTGGAAGAAAAACAAGGCAACAAACACGCCGAACAACAGTTCAAGAAGGCCCTGGAGCTCAGCGGCAACCAGGCGCGCTACTGGATTGAGCTGGCGTATTTTTACCGGCGGTCAGGGCGCATGGAGGAGATGGAAGCAGCCATCGGACAGTCGCTCATCGCGCCGCGGCAGGACAGCATCCCGGAATACGACGGAGCCTTCCTCTATCTCCGCACCGGACGCAATTTCCCCGGGGCCATGCAAATGTTGCGCCACTATCTTGCCGGTGACGGCGCCGCGGAAGACGGTCCGGCTTTTCGCGCGCACTACATGCTGGGCCAACTGCTGGAGAAAAACGGTGAACGCAAGGCCGCAGCCGGTGAATACGAAGCGGCGCTGGCGCTGGCGGGACAGTACCGTCCGGCGCGGGATGCGCTGGCCCGGGTTTCCCGATAG
- a CDS encoding efflux RND transporter periplasmic adaptor subunit, whose amino-acid sequence MAQRGQNGSERRRLLSVVGIVIAAVIVFSGWMKFRTTVVSVRAEKVVRQDIASVISTNGKIEPVRNFEAHAPAPATVRRVLASEGDHVRAGQLLLQLDDAEARSLAAKALAQLRAAEADLHAVQAGGTHEELLTIRAEQTKAQIERDDARRNLESVQRLQRNGAASPAEVVAAQERLNKAEADLQLLQAKLTGRFSSPEIAKVAASADQARAAYAAAQDLLKNSNIRAPFAGTVYQIPVKPGSYVNGGELLVQVANLEKVQVRAFVDEPEIGRLAKGQKVELKWDATPGRLWTGALSRVPTVVTMVGTRTVGEITCEIDNSDSKLLPNVNVNVSILTARHPGALTVSRESVHDLEGKRYVYKIVEEKIQAQEVQTGISSLTRVEITSGISEGAQIALGAMNSQPLRSGTEVRVVER is encoded by the coding sequence ATGGCACAGCGTGGACAAAACGGCTCGGAACGGCGGCGGCTGCTGAGCGTGGTGGGGATTGTCATCGCCGCGGTGATTGTCTTTTCCGGCTGGATGAAGTTCCGCACCACGGTGGTTTCCGTGCGCGCGGAAAAAGTCGTCCGCCAGGACATCGCCAGCGTGATCTCCACCAACGGCAAGATTGAGCCGGTGCGCAACTTTGAAGCGCATGCCCCGGCGCCGGCCACGGTCAGACGAGTGCTGGCCAGCGAGGGAGACCACGTCCGCGCGGGGCAACTCCTGCTGCAGTTGGACGATGCTGAAGCACGCTCCCTGGCCGCCAAAGCCCTGGCGCAATTGCGCGCCGCGGAAGCGGACTTGCACGCCGTGCAAGCCGGCGGGACGCACGAAGAACTGCTGACCATCCGGGCTGAGCAGACCAAAGCGCAGATTGAGCGCGACGATGCCCGCCGCAACCTGGAGTCGGTACAGCGGCTGCAACGGAATGGCGCAGCGTCGCCCGCGGAAGTGGTGGCGGCGCAGGAGCGGCTGAACAAAGCTGAGGCTGACCTGCAATTGCTGCAAGCCAAGCTCACAGGACGCTTCTCTTCGCCGGAAATCGCCAAAGTGGCGGCGTCCGCCGACCAGGCCCGCGCCGCCTACGCTGCCGCCCAGGACTTGCTCAAGAATTCCAACATCCGCGCCCCCTTCGCGGGCACGGTCTACCAGATCCCGGTCAAGCCCGGCTCGTACGTCAACGGCGGTGAGCTGCTGGTGCAAGTCGCCAATCTTGAAAAAGTCCAGGTGCGGGCCTTTGTGGACGAACCGGAAATCGGCCGCCTGGCCAAGGGGCAAAAAGTAGAGCTGAAGTGGGACGCAACGCCTGGCCGCTTATGGACCGGCGCGCTCAGTCGCGTACCTACCGTGGTGACCATGGTGGGGACGCGCACGGTGGGCGAGATCACCTGTGAAATTGATAATTCTGACAGCAAGCTGCTGCCCAACGTAAACGTAAACGTGAGCATTTTGACGGCCCGCCACCCGGGCGCGCTCACCGTCTCGCGCGAATCCGTCCATGACCTGGAGGGCAAGCGTTACGTTTACAAGATTGTGGAAGAAAAAATTCAGGCACAGGAAGTGCAGACCGGCATCTCCAGCCTGACCCGCGTGGAGATCACCTCGGGCATCTCCGAAGGAGCGCAGATCGCCCTGGGCGCAATGAATTCTCAGCCGTTGCGCAGCGGAACTGAAGTCAGGGTGGTCGAGCGTTGA
- the queF gene encoding preQ(1) synthase, whose protein sequence is MTQRTGYTDDHAKSGLDHRFPAIDTWPNQFPAYEIVIDVPEFTSVCPKTGLPDFGVLEIRYMPAKRCLELKSVKEYLLEYRNLGIFQENIVNQVLEDVVRAAKPKWAMVRGVFRPRGGIGTTVEAKWPRGKK, encoded by the coding sequence ATGACCCAGCGCACCGGCTACACTGACGATCACGCCAAGTCCGGGCTCGACCACCGTTTCCCGGCGATTGATACCTGGCCCAACCAGTTTCCCGCTTACGAAATCGTCATTGACGTCCCGGAGTTTACCTCCGTATGTCCCAAGACCGGCCTGCCTGATTTTGGCGTGCTGGAGATCCGCTACATGCCGGCCAAGCGCTGCCTGGAACTGAAGTCGGTCAAGGAATACCTGCTGGAATATCGCAACCTGGGCATATTTCAGGAAAACATCGTCAACCAGGTGCTGGAAGACGTGGTGCGCGCAGCCAAACCCAAGTGGGCGATGGTGCGCGGCGTGTTTCGCCCCCGTGGCGGAATCGGGACAACGGTGGAAGCCAAGTGGCCGAGAGGGAAGAAATAG
- a CDS encoding type II toxin-antitoxin system RelE/ParE family toxin, translating to MKPGPGFQLHPLAALDITGIWEFIASDSPVAAGKMRQEILDAVRSLVPFPHRGHRRPDITSRPLRFLTVRDYLIAYAPDTDPLAIIAVLHGRRSPRIMAAILRGRQ from the coding sequence ATGAAACCGGGGCCCGGCTTCCAGCTTCATCCACTCGCCGCACTAGACATCACAGGGATCTGGGAATTTATCGCCAGCGATAGTCCGGTGGCTGCCGGAAAGATGAGACAAGAAATTCTGGACGCTGTACGCAGTCTTGTGCCTTTTCCTCATCGGGGCCACAGAAGGCCGGACATCACTTCGCGGCCATTGCGATTCCTCACAGTGAGAGACTATCTCATCGCTTATGCGCCGGACACAGATCCTTTGGCTATCATCGCCGTGCTCCACGGCCGCCGCAGCCCCAGAATCATGGCCGCGATTCTGCGAGGCCGGCAGTAG
- a CDS encoding ABC transporter ATP-binding protein, with amino-acid sequence MAEIVLETIALRRTFSSLVAVDDLNLTVEKQQFYGFLGPNGAGKSTTIKMLTGLLKPTSGQIRLLGLDLEHNAVAIKGRIGVVPEGLALFERLTGAQLLNFVGRMYGLDRAIAAERTAELLEFMDLNDSADKLVADYSHGMKKKTALAAAVIHGPAILFLDEPFEGVDAIAATTLKRLLQRFISHGGTVFLTSHVMEVVERLCTHIGIIRQGRLVAAGSLEELRAGVRVAGHEGTALTLEEIFLQVVGGQKQDAEVLSWL; translated from the coding sequence ATGGCTGAGATCGTTCTGGAAACTATTGCGCTGCGCCGCACGTTTAGCTCGCTGGTGGCCGTGGATGACTTGAATCTAACGGTCGAGAAACAGCAGTTCTACGGCTTCCTGGGACCGAACGGCGCGGGAAAGTCCACCACCATCAAGATGCTGACCGGCCTGCTGAAGCCCACAAGCGGCCAAATCCGTCTGCTCGGCCTGGACCTGGAGCACAACGCCGTCGCGATCAAAGGCCGCATCGGCGTGGTGCCCGAAGGGCTGGCGCTATTTGAGCGCCTGACCGGCGCGCAGCTGTTGAACTTTGTTGGACGCATGTACGGCCTGGACCGCGCTATCGCGGCCGAACGCACGGCCGAGCTTCTGGAATTCATGGACTTGAACGATTCGGCGGACAAGCTGGTGGCCGACTACTCGCACGGCATGAAGAAAAAGACCGCGCTGGCCGCGGCGGTGATTCACGGCCCGGCGATCCTGTTTCTGGATGAGCCGTTTGAAGGCGTGGACGCCATTGCCGCCACCACGCTCAAGCGGCTGTTGCAGCGTTTTATCTCGCACGGCGGAACGGTCTTTCTCACGTCGCACGTGATGGAGGTGGTGGAGCGCCTTTGCACGCATATCGGCATCATCCGGCAAGGGCGGCTGGTGGCGGCGGGGTCGCTGGAAGAACTGCGCGCCGGAGTGCGAGTGGCGGGGCATGAAGGCACCGCGCTTACGCTGGAAGAAATTTTTCTGCAGGTGGTCGGCGGCCAGAAGCAGGACGCGGAGGTGCTTTCCTGGCTTTAG
- a CDS encoding MFS transporter encodes MSTKTYPYTMLAVLTGLNMLNYIDRNVLFGVQPLIQKEFPRSDADYGFLTFAFFIAYMVAAPCVGWLGDRFSRKNIMTVGILIWSGFTLFTWITHTFGQLLFRHTIVGIGEASYATIAPTLIADSFPVERRGRMLAVFFLGLPFGSALGLMLGGIAGHHWGWRMPFMVAGLPGFALALVLWFLPEPPRGLSEAEDSSPSRSTVAGLARNGAFITATLGMAMYTFAVGGLQQWIPTFLVRLRHVPVDKAGIIFGGMAGFNGIVATLLGGWIGDRLLKRYFGAYYTFSGIAMFVAVPLMVATVYVTGSLMFAAMFLAIFFLLLGTAPTNAALVNSVAPRIRSTALAVNIFVIHLLGDATSPYLIGVISGRTSLQTGFWVAFAAAALSGIVLIYGAQFAPRPKAA; translated from the coding sequence ATGTCCACCAAGACCTATCCGTACACCATGCTGGCGGTCCTGACCGGACTGAACATGCTGAACTACATTGACCGCAATGTACTGTTCGGTGTTCAACCTCTGATTCAGAAAGAATTCCCCCGCAGTGATGCCGACTATGGCTTTCTCACGTTCGCGTTTTTTATTGCCTATATGGTTGCGGCCCCATGCGTTGGCTGGTTGGGGGACCGCTTCTCCCGCAAGAACATAATGACAGTGGGCATTCTGATCTGGAGCGGCTTTACGCTGTTCACATGGATAACGCACACGTTTGGCCAACTGCTATTTCGCCATACCATTGTGGGAATTGGTGAGGCGAGCTATGCGACTATTGCCCCCACGCTCATCGCCGATTCATTTCCCGTCGAGCGACGCGGGCGCATGCTCGCGGTTTTTTTCCTCGGCCTTCCGTTCGGCAGCGCCCTCGGGCTGATGCTTGGCGGCATCGCCGGGCACCATTGGGGATGGCGCATGCCGTTCATGGTAGCCGGCCTTCCCGGGTTCGCGCTGGCACTGGTTCTCTGGTTCCTGCCCGAACCGCCCCGTGGATTGTCTGAAGCGGAAGACTCCTCTCCCTCCCGCTCCACCGTGGCCGGGCTGGCTAGAAACGGCGCCTTCATAACGGCAACGCTTGGCATGGCCATGTATACCTTTGCCGTCGGCGGCCTGCAGCAGTGGATTCCAACTTTTCTTGTGCGCTTGCGCCATGTGCCGGTCGACAAGGCTGGGATCATTTTTGGGGGCATGGCTGGCTTCAATGGGATTGTCGCCACACTGCTTGGCGGATGGATTGGCGATCGCCTGCTCAAGCGTTACTTCGGCGCTTATTACACTTTTTCCGGCATCGCAATGTTTGTGGCGGTGCCGTTGATGGTGGCCACGGTTTATGTGACCGGAAGTCTTATGTTCGCCGCCATGTTCTTGGCTATATTCTTTCTCCTCCTTGGAACGGCGCCCACGAACGCGGCGTTGGTGAACTCTGTGGCCCCTAGAATCCGTTCTACCGCGCTGGCGGTGAACATTTTTGTGATTCACCTGCTGGGAGACGCAACCTCCCCTTACCTGATCGGCGTGATTTCCGGCAGGACCTCTCTTCAGACCGGGTTCTGGGTGGCCTTCGCCGCCGCTGCGCTCTCTGGAATTGTCCTTATCTATGGCGCCCAATTCGCGCCGCGCCCCAAGGCCGCCTGA
- a CDS encoding glycosyltransferase, which translates to MLWFCWITGVGLALVWTFSVLQAALNHHRMADITQPAWDPPQDTALPSLTIVVPARDEAAAVEPALRSLLHLDYPNYQVIAVNDRSTDETGRIMQRLASDREARGRLRVLHVQNLPEGWLGKTHAMWLGAQQTAIPGEPPFGAMGPNAASDWILFTDADCVFRPDALRRAMLYATKTAIDHLVVFPTAITASWGERMMISFPQVSANLAIRHWKVRDPDAKDSIGVGAFNLIRRAAYEAVGTYEKLRLAVVDDLKLGEAVKAAGLRQDVVFGPGLVSLRWAVGAMGVVANLEKNLFAFFRFRISLALAACALLFTLCMAPFIGLILAPGWSRAGFAVAVAMIAGLHAMTARVSRISPLIFITFPLGAALFLFAVLQSAFLALRAGGVTWRGTKYSLKELRKGSG; encoded by the coding sequence ATGCTTTGGTTTTGCTGGATTACCGGTGTTGGGCTGGCTCTGGTGTGGACGTTCTCTGTCCTGCAAGCCGCGCTGAACCACCATCGCATGGCTGACATCACGCAGCCAGCGTGGGACCCGCCGCAGGACACAGCCCTGCCTTCGCTGACCATCGTGGTTCCCGCACGCGACGAAGCCGCCGCCGTCGAACCGGCGCTGCGCTCGCTGCTCCATCTGGATTATCCCAACTACCAGGTCATCGCCGTGAATGACCGCTCCACTGACGAAACGGGAAGAATCATGCAGCGGCTGGCTTCGGATCGAGAGGCTCGCGGCCGGTTGCGCGTGCTCCACGTCCAGAATTTACCGGAAGGCTGGCTGGGCAAAACGCACGCCATGTGGCTGGGCGCGCAACAAACCGCGATTCCCGGCGAGCCGCCCTTTGGCGCGATGGGGCCGAACGCAGCCAGCGACTGGATTCTGTTTACCGACGCCGACTGCGTATTTCGCCCGGACGCCTTGCGCCGCGCCATGCTCTACGCTACTAAGACGGCGATAGACCACCTTGTGGTGTTTCCTACCGCGATCACCGCGTCATGGGGCGAGCGCATGATGATCTCGTTTCCCCAGGTTTCGGCCAACCTGGCCATACGCCATTGGAAGGTGCGCGACCCCGACGCCAAAGATTCCATCGGCGTGGGCGCTTTCAATCTCATCCGGCGTGCCGCCTACGAAGCCGTTGGCACCTATGAAAAGCTGCGGCTGGCGGTAGTGGATGATCTGAAATTGGGCGAAGCGGTCAAAGCAGCCGGTCTGCGGCAGGACGTGGTCTTCGGCCCGGGCCTGGTCAGCCTGCGCTGGGCGGTGGGCGCGATGGGCGTGGTCGCCAACCTGGAGAAAAATTTGTTTGCCTTCTTCCGCTTCCGCATCAGCCTGGCTTTGGCGGCGTGCGCGTTGTTGTTCACGCTGTGCATGGCGCCATTCATTGGGCTCATCCTGGCGCCCGGTTGGTCGCGCGCCGGCTTTGCCGTTGCCGTGGCGATGATCGCCGGCTTACACGCGATGACCGCGCGCGTCTCGCGCATCTCGCCGCTGATCTTCATTACCTTTCCCCTGGGCGCCGCGCTTTTTCTCTTTGCCGTGTTGCAATCGGCGTTTCTGGCTTTGCGCGCAGGCGGCGTCACCTGGCGGGGAACAAAGTATTCGCTGAAAGAGTTACGGAAGGGAAGTGGTTGA
- a CDS encoding proline dehydrogenase family protein: protein MLRAAFISLSESKSIRSAAEKTWFGQRLSRRFVAGTQVEDALAATRAMNQLGLGVSVDNLGENVTNADEARHSAQLYHQMLDQMSAQGLDANVSLKLTHMGLDVNENMAYEIASNLVQHAVRINSFVRVDMEGSAYTQRTLDFVHRLHQQAENAGHVGAVIQSYLKRSEKDVEQLIAGRIRVRLCKGAYKEPADIAFEDKADVDANYIKLMKMLLKSGVYHGIATHDEKMIRATIEFAQKEKIPASAFEFQMLYGVRRDLQLKLIKDGWRCRVYIPFGTEWYPYLMRRLAERPANAIFILKNLFR, encoded by the coding sequence GTGTTAAGGGCCGCCTTCATCTCACTTTCTGAAAGCAAGTCCATCCGCTCGGCGGCGGAGAAGACCTGGTTTGGCCAGCGGCTTTCCCGCCGCTTTGTGGCCGGCACGCAAGTGGAAGACGCGCTGGCTGCCACGCGGGCCATGAACCAGTTGGGCTTGGGCGTGAGCGTGGACAACCTGGGCGAAAACGTCACCAACGCTGACGAAGCCCGCCACAGCGCGCAGCTTTACCACCAGATGCTGGACCAGATGTCGGCACAGGGGCTGGACGCCAACGTGAGCCTTAAGCTTACGCACATGGGGCTGGACGTGAACGAGAACATGGCTTATGAGATTGCGTCCAACCTGGTGCAGCATGCCGTGCGCATCAACAGCTTTGTCCGCGTGGACATGGAGGGCTCGGCCTACACCCAGCGCACGCTGGACTTTGTCCATCGCCTGCACCAGCAAGCCGAGAACGCCGGCCACGTGGGCGCGGTGATCCAGTCGTATTTGAAGCGCAGCGAAAAAGACGTTGAACAACTCATCGCCGGGCGAATCCGCGTGCGGCTGTGCAAAGGCGCATACAAAGAACCGGCGGACATCGCCTTCGAGGACAAAGCCGACGTTGACGCCAACTACATCAAGCTGATGAAGATGCTGCTGAAGAGCGGCGTGTACCATGGCATCGCCACGCACGACGAGAAGATGATCCGCGCGACCATCGAATTTGCGCAAAAGGAAAAGATTCCAGCTTCAGCTTTCGAGTTCCAGATGCTGTACGGCGTGCGCCGCGACCTGCAACTCAAACTGATCAAAGACGGCTGGCGCTGCCGCGTTTATATTCCCTTCGGGACGGAGTGGTATCCCTACCTGATGCGCCGCCTGGCGGAGCGTCCGGCAAACGCGATTTTCATTTTGAAGAACTTGTTCCGGTAG
- the trxB gene encoding thioredoxin-disulfide reductase, giving the protein MENSVRDTVILGTGCAGLTAAIYAGRANLKPLVFEGHEPGGQLSMTTLVENFPGFPEGIQGPELIDNIRKQAARFGAEFKPGHLVKADLSQRPFTLDFGGGKTEKTNTLIIASGASARWLGLPSEQALIGHGVSSCATCDGFFFKGKPITVIGGGDSAMEEALFLSRFATKVTVIHRRDHFRASKIMLDRARMHEKIEFLPDTIVEEVKDVAAKEVTALKLRNVKTQKVWDLPTSAMFLGIGHVPNAKMFSGQLDMDHDGYLKTRDFVHTNVPGVYACGDVQDRRYRQAITAAGSGCAAAIEVEKFLEEHGR; this is encoded by the coding sequence ATGGAAAACTCCGTTCGCGATACCGTAATTCTCGGCACCGGCTGCGCCGGGCTCACCGCCGCCATCTACGCGGGCCGCGCCAACTTGAAGCCGCTGGTTTTTGAAGGCCATGAACCGGGCGGCCAGTTGTCAATGACCACGCTGGTGGAAAATTTTCCCGGCTTCCCGGAAGGCATACAGGGCCCGGAACTGATTGACAACATACGCAAGCAGGCCGCGCGCTTTGGCGCGGAGTTCAAGCCCGGCCACTTGGTGAAAGCCGATCTCTCTCAGCGGCCGTTTACGCTGGATTTTGGCGGCGGCAAAACGGAGAAGACAAACACGCTGATCATCGCCAGCGGAGCTTCAGCGCGATGGCTGGGCCTGCCCAGCGAGCAGGCGCTGATCGGCCACGGCGTTTCGTCGTGCGCCACCTGTGACGGCTTCTTCTTCAAAGGCAAGCCGATCACGGTGATCGGCGGCGGCGATTCCGCCATGGAAGAAGCGCTGTTCCTCTCGCGCTTTGCCACCAAGGTGACGGTGATCCATCGCCGCGACCATTTCCGCGCGTCCAAGATCATGCTGGACCGCGCCCGTATGCACGAGAAGATCGAGTTCCTGCCGGACACGATCGTGGAAGAAGTGAAAGATGTCGCAGCGAAAGAAGTGACGGCGCTGAAGCTGCGCAACGTGAAGACCCAAAAAGTCTGGGACCTGCCCACCAGTGCCATGTTCCTGGGCATTGGCCATGTGCCCAATGCCAAGATGTTCAGCGGCCAGTTGGACATGGACCACGACGGCTACCTCAAGACCCGCGACTTTGTCCACACCAACGTCCCCGGCGTCTATGCTTGCGGCGACGTGCAGGACCGCCGCTATCGCCAGGCGATTACCGCCGCCGGATCAGGCTGCGCCGCGGCGATTGAGGTGGAGAAATTCTTGGAGGAACACGGGCGGTAA
- a CDS encoding S9 family peptidase: protein MRRFIQLALVIVIALGQLFAQPAAKRPFTFEDMMALKRIGGPVVSPNGKWVLYTAVTVELASNTRTSHIWLVPVGGGPERQITFDPAGESGPRWSPDGKKFLFVSSHGGSQQVYTIDFNAEEGRPASAAKQITNISTEADGAIWSPDGKNIVFTSEVYPGCGDDACNKSSDEASAKVKAKVFTKLLYRHWNHYTSFKRSHLFVVPSEGGTAKDLTRGDHDVPPFSLGGQDNYAISPDGQEVAFTSNYDEVEAISTNNDIFVVPITGGEPKKLSTSPGGDSTPLYSPDGKWLAWRMQERAGYESDRFRLVTYDRATGQIRNRTEDFDHWVESIVWSPDSASIYFTSEDKGEIPIYALDLNFDQVLAKKGFPIDASGRHPVGVREIARGANDDLQFTPDGKTLVFSRMSIRAPNDIYKLNLGDKDAQQLTHVNDAVLRQVIMQPAESFWFTGAGGTKVQGFLVKPPYFDPERKYPVKFLIHGGPQGAWGDEWTFRWNAQLFAASGYVVIMINPRGSTGYGQKFIDEINGDWGGKPYVDLMNGLDYAEKTFPFIDKDRECALGASYGGYMINWILGHTTRFKCLVSHDGMFNTESAYGSTEELWFPEWEFKGKLWDNREEYRKWSPHVYAKNFKTPTLVVHGQLDYRLDVSEGFQLFTTLQRLDVPSKMLYFPDEGHWVLKPQNSQLWYQTVNQWVEGYLK from the coding sequence ATGCGCCGTTTTATCCAGCTTGCCCTAGTCATCGTCATTGCTTTGGGCCAGCTTTTCGCCCAACCCGCTGCCAAGCGGCCCTTCACCTTTGAAGACATGATGGCGCTCAAGCGCATCGGCGGCCCGGTGGTCTCACCCAACGGCAAGTGGGTGCTGTATACCGCGGTCACCGTGGAACTGGCATCCAACACGCGGACCTCACACATTTGGCTGGTTCCCGTGGGCGGCGGCCCGGAACGCCAGATAACATTTGACCCCGCCGGCGAGTCCGGCCCCCGCTGGTCGCCGGACGGCAAGAAGTTTCTCTTTGTCAGCTCTCACGGCGGCAGCCAGCAGGTCTATACCATCGATTTCAACGCCGAAGAGGGCCGCCCTGCGTCCGCGGCCAAGCAGATCACCAATATTTCCACGGAAGCTGACGGCGCCATCTGGTCGCCCGACGGCAAGAACATTGTTTTTACTTCGGAAGTCTATCCCGGCTGCGGCGACGATGCTTGCAACAAGTCCAGCGACGAAGCCAGCGCCAAGGTGAAGGCCAAGGTCTTCACCAAACTGCTTTATCGCCACTGGAACCACTACACCAGCTTCAAGCGCTCGCACTTGTTTGTGGTTCCCAGCGAAGGCGGGACCGCCAAGGACCTTACGCGCGGGGACCATGATGTACCGCCGTTCAGCCTGGGCGGCCAGGACAACTACGCCATCTCGCCTGACGGACAGGAAGTGGCTTTTACCAGCAACTACGATGAAGTGGAAGCCATCAGCACCAACAACGATATCTTTGTCGTGCCCATCACCGGCGGTGAACCGAAAAAGCTGAGCACCAGCCCGGGCGGCGACTCCACTCCACTGTATTCGCCGGACGGAAAGTGGCTGGCATGGCGCATGCAAGAACGCGCCGGGTATGAGAGTGACCGCTTCCGGCTGGTGACCTACGATCGCGCCACCGGACAAATTCGCAACCGGACGGAGGATTTTGACCATTGGGTGGAAAGCATCGTGTGGTCGCCCGACTCCGCTTCCATTTATTTCACTTCTGAAGACAAAGGCGAGATCCCGATTTACGCGCTGGATCTCAACTTCGATCAGGTCCTGGCCAAGAAGGGCTTTCCGATTGATGCCAGCGGCCGCCACCCTGTGGGCGTTCGCGAAATCGCGCGCGGCGCCAACGACGATCTGCAATTCACGCCCGATGGGAAGACCTTGGTCTTCTCCCGTATGTCCATCCGCGCCCCGAATGATATCTACAAGCTCAACCTCGGTGACAAAGACGCGCAGCAACTCACCCACGTCAATGACGCGGTGCTCCGGCAGGTCATCATGCAGCCGGCTGAATCGTTCTGGTTCACGGGCGCCGGCGGGACAAAAGTGCAGGGGTTCCTGGTGAAGCCGCCCTACTTCGACCCCGAAAGGAAGTATCCCGTGAAATTCCTGATCCATGGCGGACCGCAAGGCGCCTGGGGCGACGAATGGACGTTCCGCTGGAACGCCCAGCTCTTTGCCGCCAGCGGCTACGTGGTGATCATGATCAACCCTCGCGGTTCCACCGGATACGGCCAGAAGTTTATTGATGAAATCAACGGCGACTGGGGCGGCAAGCCTTACGTTGATTTGATGAACGGCCTGGACTACGCGGAGAAAACTTTCCCGTTCATTGATAAAGACCGTGAGTGCGCCCTGGGCGCCAGCTACGGCGGCTACATGATCAACTGGATCCTGGGCCATACCACGCGCTTCAAATGCCTGGTGTCGCATGACGGCATGTTCAATACTGAATCCGCTTACGGCAGCACGGAAGAGCTGTGGTTCCCGGAGTGGGAATTCAAAGGCAAACTGTGGGACAACCGCGAGGAATACCGCAAGTGGTCGCCGCACGTCTATGCGAAAAACTTCAAGACACCCACGCTGGTAGTCCACGGGCAACTCGACTATCGCCTGGACGTCTCGGAAGGCTTCCAACTTTTCACCACGCTGCAGCGGCTGGATGTGCCGTCCAAAATGCTTTACTTCCCGGACGAAGGCCATTGGGTGCTCAAGCCGCAGAACAGCCAGCTCTGGTATCAAACGGTAAACCAATGGGTGGAAGGGTACTTGAAGTAG